In the Neofelis nebulosa isolate mNeoNeb1 chromosome 11, mNeoNeb1.pri, whole genome shotgun sequence genome, one interval contains:
- the CETN1 gene encoding centrin-1, translated as MASSFKKPNVASTSQKRKVGPKPELTEDQKQEVREAFDLFDADGSGTIDVKELKVAMRALGFEPRKEEMKKMISEVDKEGTGKISFNDFLAVMTQKMAEKDTKEEILKAFRLFDDDETGKISFKNLKRVANELGENLTDEELQEMIDEADRDGDGEVNEEEFLRIMKKTNLY; from the coding sequence ATGGCTTCCAGCTTTAAGAAGCCAAATGTGGCCTCTACCAGCCAGAAAAGAAAAGTGGGTCCTAAGCCTGAACTCACTGAAGATCAGAAGCAAGAAGTTCGTGAAGCATTTGACCTCTTCGATGCTGACGGAAGTGGGACCATCGATGTGAAGGAGCTGAAGGTGGCCATGAGAGCACTGGGCTTTGAGCCCAGGAAGGAGGAGATGAAGAAGATGATCTCCGAAGTGGACAAGGAAGGCACAGGGAAAATCAGTTTCAATGACTTTTTGGCCGTGATGACTCAGAAGATGGCCGAGAAAGACACCAAAGAAGAAATCCTGAAGGCTTTCAGGCTCTTTGATGACGATGAAACTGGGAAGATCTCTTTCAAAAACCTAAAGCGCGTGGCCAACGAGTTAGGGGAAAACCTCACCGACGAGGAGCTGCAGGAAATGATAGACGAAGCCGATCGGGATGGAGATGGCGAAGTGAACGAGGAAGAGTTTCTTCGGATCATGAAGAAGACCAACCTATATTAA